The region GCAGGGGATCGCTTGGATAATCATGATGCACACCGTGAAAGGTCCAGTGCACGCGCCGGCCCCACTCTGAACTGGGTTCATAATGAAACACGAAGCGGTGCAGCACGTACTCGGTCAGCGTCCAGAAAAACAGACCGGCAAGGAGCAGCAGGACGAGAGTCGTCAGCAGCAGGGCATAGCGAAAAACCGCGAGGTAGACGAATAGCAGAATGACGGGTACGAAAATAATCAGCGGCACCGTCCAGTGTACCCGTGAAAAAAACTCGATGAAATTACTGCGAAACATCCGCGGAGTTTCACGTCGGTTGGAAACGTAATGCTTCATGTGTCCAGAACACGTCCGATGGTTGATTGACCCGGAATTCCCGGGAAATATGCAAAAAGTGCATAAACCGGAAAATCCCTATTGCTTCTAGATTTGAAACACAATCGAACATGGTTGCATTCCTTGAGACAAAAAAACGCGGACCCCGTGGTCCGCGTTGGCAGGCTGTGACGCGGCGTCAGCCGCTGCAGCTTACACGTTCTGTACCTGTTATCAGCGCTCGATAACGACGATTCCGCCGATGGTCGTACGCAGCGAGATCGAACGAATGTGCTCAAGCGTGAGCAGATTGTACCATTTCAGATCGGTCGATGCGACGTAGCACACCTTGGAATCATCCGTGATGGCCAGTCCCTGCAGCACCTTCCCGGCATTGAAAATTTTGATCACATCGTTATTGGAAGCATCGATCACGTTGACACCTTCGATTTCCCGGAAGGTCTGCTTGTCATTGATCACGAATGCGTACTTGCCGTCCGGCGAGAAGGTGATCTGCTTCTGAATGCCCGTATGGTACTTGGGCATGTCGATCACAGCCGTTTCCTTGTTCGTCGCGGTATTGATGACCTGAATCTTGTTTGCCGGACCGTAGGACACGTACGCGAGTGCTTTTGTCGGACTGCAGGCCATGGCATAGAGGTCTTTCTCATATCCCTTGATCGGCGCAACGCTGCCCATCGGCTTGTAATCCTGCGTGCTGAACACCCTGATGCCTTCACCCTTGTTGACGACGTACAGTTTCGATCCGTCTGACGAAATCGCCAGCGCGTTGATGCTGCGTCCGGCATCGAACTGTGCGATAATGTTTTCCTTCTGCGTATCGATGACGTACACGCGAAGTTCCTTCGAGGCATCGTCCGCGCGTTCGGCAACGAAGATACGTGTTCCTTCCCAGTTGCGAATCATCACTCCGGCATTGATGCCGCGACGATTCACCGGGAGGCGCAGAACCTGTTTTTCCGTGTTTTCCGCCAGATCAACGATGGATACAGTGATGTCACCGGTGTTGCTGACGTAAAGGCGACTCTTGTCCGCGTTCGGCACGACGTACAGAGGATCGCGTCCGACCTGGATACGCTGCAGCAACTGGCTGGTCGCCGGATTGACCACGGCGATATTGCCTTCATCCGTGAGCGCGGCGTATACATAAGTTTCCTGAGCAACAGCTGTCGAATGCAGGAAGGAAATACTCAACAGCAGGAAAGCGAAGAGGGTAAGGAATTGTTTCATAGCTTTGCTCGTTTCGTGAAAAGTGGAGAAGGTGGTCGGGCAATTACAATGGTAGTAAAGACAGATGTTTCAAACAAGGTCGGCTGGTCAATTTCATCCGCGGCTGATTCGCGGCGAATGACGCGCCTGCATGCGTTTCCCCCGCGGCGCAATACTGCTGATACCTCTGACCGGAAGGGTATGTTCCCATGAGAGTGTACTTCCCCGTTATTTTCAGCATGGTTTCCATCGCCATTTTGAGCGTTGTGGAGATCGTGCTGCTCAAGCTGCTGCATCGCGACTGGTGGCAGATGCAGCGTATACGCAGGTTGTCGTACGCCCTGCCGCTGGCGGGATTGCTGGGACTCGCACTCTGGGCGGGAGGCATCGCGCTGGAAGCGGATCTGATGCTGACTGTGGGCGCGACACTCACCGCGCTGATTTTCGTCCTCGGTATCGCCCTCATGCTCTCCCTGCCCTTCAGCGGGGTGTTCCATGTCATCGACCGCATCATCCGC is a window of bacterium DNA encoding:
- a CDS encoding YncE family protein, producing MKQFLTLFAFLLLSISFLHSTAVAQETYVYAALTDEGNIAVVNPATSQLLQRIQVGRDPLYVVPNADKSRLYVSNTGDITVSIVDLAENTEKQVLRLPVNRRGINAGVMIRNWEGTRIFVAERADDASKELRVYVIDTQKENIIAQFDAGRSINALAISSDGSKLYVVNKGEGIRVFSTQDYKPMGSVAPIKGYEKDLYAMACSPTKALAYVSYGPANKIQVINTATNKETAVIDMPKYHTGIQKQITFSPDGKYAFVINDKQTFREIEGVNVIDASNNDVIKIFNAGKVLQGLAITDDSKVCYVASTDLKWYNLLTLEHIRSISLRTTIGGIVVIER